The genomic DNA TCATGCTTTAACGCGCGAACACTTGTACACCGACCGGCATCAAAAAGCCGACTGAGTTTTATAGCCTGTTAGCTCATACCCGCCGATACGATCGCCTAGCCCCCGCACCGAGATAATAACACGAGCTACACTTGGAATCGCAAGATAACCGGCTTCCAGATAACACAGTCGATAACCGAATTTACCGTAAAACACCAAATTTACACCgacttttaatataatttcgaaCTATGGCCACTGACCGCAGGCAGGCAACGCCTGCCAAACAGGTTACACGTATAACAATAATACAATGTTTTGGGTAACCTCTGATTTGAATGAGCGTCTCCTGATAAATAAAGTTTACGTACCCAAAGACGACAGTTTGAAGAGTTTTAGTGATAAAAATCCAAAATTAGAGAGATGACAGGCAAGTCACAAACGGCGTCagaaatacacacaaacatgaAAAAGCACTCACAAATTCATGAACGCACGCACGCACAACGCACCCACACTAACGTCGAGAAGTGACGTGACTGGTTTTCTGTGTTGCCAAGTATGGGATGCACATTTTCCCGATTCGAGGTAATTGAATTAATGGAACGTTGTACAAACTGACTTGAAGATTCTTGTTTGAAAAGtaaaaggaataaaaatgtaattgaataaTGTATTTCTAAAAGTAGCACAATACATTTTAGGgtcaatttgaaaattttacctGCAGTTTATCAAAccgaataattttattatcacgCAGAACGAAATAATAAGTACTTCAATAAACAtgacttaaaattttatttgtaatctaTAAGTATGTTAATTTTCGTGAGTTTAAAAGTAGTAGTGGTTATATTTATTCGTAAATGAAATGTGCAACATTTATcggtatttattttacagttgcAACATTTTTGAGGTGCGTTctaaaacatgtattttttacctTGACCTATGCGAATGTTGAAAATTATCGCAACATTGATTTTACTacattattaatgtaaatattattaaaattatttattgttctacTAAAGTATCAACGTAATTTTTAATAAGAGttccaaacaatattattattctttgtcaAGAGCAGTATTAGAATGTTCCTGCCACAGCTTATATAATATTCTGGGttgcattatttaaaaatgataaatgcaaggagtttaattttttaaatattgacactattaaattttttctattttgtcttgTGTGACATGAACACTATTagagaataaattaataaccaatTAAGCAGTAATGTAGGAATATTTGTGAAATGGATgcggtaaataaaacaaagcgcTGAAGCGGTGGAATgaatatcatttttaattaataagtgaTGTGACATTGCTTTTGGTTTTTACCAGGCGCTTTTTTGTTTCACACAAACCATTAATATACCAAGAAAAGAAACTAACAAATGCTATTTTGCATTGTAATTTCACTCACACTTGCACATTAAGATTTTCACCGTGTGTGAAGCCACATCGTTATTATAACCAAACATAGGCACAAAGCATGAATATAGCACTTTTTTTAACAAACCCACCCCAGGCTGTTCTTCTAGAGATGACACActcatatttaattattcttatcaaataatatattgtgtcGGGGAGGTGTTTCTAGTCACATGTACTCGGATGGTACTAGCAATCGATGGCAGCCGGCCGGGCCGGCGGGCGTAATCCGCCACCCTGTTTAGTCTGTGGTTGCCACCCTCCGCAAATATCGAGGGgtgagtttttcttttttttttcttaatttccgTAGCGTATTGTTGCCTTTTGAGGCTTCCTATTTTATTATGGATTTTATGATAAAAGCTTAGACCTAAGGTACACTCTCATTCAAAGGTGATTTTTTTTCAACATTGTATTGGATCAGGATTGTGAACATCGAAGTCATCTATAAAGACTTGCTGTAATTTTGCTCGAACTTGTAATTTCCGATGTTTAGGGACATCTCTTAAAAATGGTAAGAGGCTCATTAGGAACTGGGCATCCGAGTCGTATGTGATTTCTGGAAAGCATTTTAAGTTGTCATCTTCAATTTGTAGTGGTGTGAAGGCTATTGTGGAAGACTGGCAGGGCGATGGCGAAGGTTGGTAGTTATCGGAAAAGGAACTTATGTTTGTTTCTTCTTCTCCCTTAATACATTCGGGCAGAAAAGTCTCACTCGATTGTGGTACTCGTATGCTTCTGTTTTGGTTGTTTCGAGACCTCATAATGTTTCGTAGAAACAACATGTGCTTGTAGTGGGCCCATTTAGATTCAGTTTCTGTAGTAGCTTCACCAGAATTAATTCTGTTGTCGACTTTCTTTAGTTCTATCCCGAAAGTGTCCCTTAGCCCGCGCCACTTCTTTTTTAGTGTATCAACTGAAAAAGAGAATAGACTACATTATTGGTCAGGTTTAGGTATTTTGCAGGACCGGCATTTGTCTAGCTTGGTATAAAGTAGTTACAcgaataaataacacacaagAATTTCAATTCTAAGTTAATGATATAAACAGTGTGTTGTAGGCAAGTCTGTCTAAATCTAAACTTCTTTACTTACCAGGTATTTTCATTTCTTTAGATATTTTAAGCCATGCTGTATCCTGAAACCCACGCTTACGATAACTCGAATCATTCTGATCCCATAAACATTTATGTTCGTGGATCATGTCAATTAACCTTTCTATGTTCACTTTATTCATCTTATTTCTGTTTTAGATTCCACCACCACGCTTTGTTTTGTTAGGATTACACACGACTACGTACGAGCCGACGCTGGTACAAGCGTTCAACTAACTCGCACAGTCTATTCGCACCACTCACACTCTGCGAATAGAACGCCCTCTCATGGTAAGAGCTGGTAAACATTCTCAAACTTCTTCTATTGATTTTTAACCTTATGACGAACgggataaagttgaaaatgtttgGTAGTAATTTGACAGATCCGGGGTAACGTCACGTGGTACGGTCGGTCGTTTGAGCATTCGGGTTCATTCGGGTGTGTTCGTACGAGTACTAACGAAGATGCGTACCTTTGCCAGTTATGCCACAGCGTTTGCAGCGGAGCGCGGCATGGAAGGCTTTATAGATAAATAGCTACTCTCGCGCGGTTTTGCACGCTCTGCTCAACTACTATTGACCGTaggtagcgtgatgttatagaCATAGCcaactaacacaaaaataattacatattctATACAAACCACTAGTTCCTGAGATTAACAAGTTCAAACCAACAATCTCTGCAACTTTATCTATCCTTCAAACATTTAATTGAAGTGTTGAGCAGATAATTATTGTCACTCGTCATGATATTTAATCATTCCATTATTTTGTCgttaaaaacaaacttcaaaacaataacaacaaatatttattagcaTATCACTGGGTTTATAGTTAAATCCGTATCGCTACGGTTTCGTCCTCGCAATAGAATCGTCCACATTTAAAACTGTTTCGTTCTtgagtataattaattattactgaaGGACGTTAATCTGGTCAAAGGATAAAACAGTAATAGTAATATCATTTAGTTTTAGAGGGGTAAAATCATGAAATGACTCCTCCCGCTCTAGGTGAGGATTTATTACCgtgagggagcgtcagactcttgctgactataaccaccccgttccaactccatTATCATCACCACTCGTtagagtccactgctggaccATAGGTATCTTCGGGTTTACTAAAACCTCTACGCTTGGCAAACGGGTTAGAAATCGcaatttaaaatgaatacgAGGATTAAAAACTCGGACGAATGGATGGTCTGCTAAAGCTTGCACTTCTGTGACAGATTTGCATAATGTCCTGTGTATGGTTTAATG from Spodoptera frugiperda isolate SF20-4 chromosome 26, AGI-APGP_CSIRO_Sfru_2.0, whole genome shotgun sequence includes the following:
- the LOC118264649 gene encoding uncharacterized protein LOC118264649; the encoded protein is MNKVNIERLIDMIHEHKCLWDQNDSSYRKRGFQDTAWLKISKEMKIPVDTLKKKWRGLRDTFGIELKKVDNRINSGEATTETESKWAHYKHMLFLRNIMRSRNNQNRSIRVPQSSETFLPECIKGEEETNISSFSDNYQPSPSPCQSSTIAFTPLQIEDDNLKCFPEITYDSDAQFLMSLLPFLRDVPKHRKLQVRAKLQQVFIDDFDVHNPDPIQC